A genomic region of Microtus ochrogaster isolate Prairie Vole_2 chromosome 15, MicOch1.0, whole genome shotgun sequence contains the following coding sequences:
- the LOC101984659 gene encoding lymphocyte antigen 6B-like isoform X2 — protein sequence MKTGVFLLLVSLLCAEKAQGLSCYQCIGAAKPETCQPATCSYTNGVCVTQEMESTVESYKMTLISKFCSPTCPDKEYPETLEVLGFTVNSKIFCCNTDLCNATGATTDLFNAAGATGGSIWTLAGVLLFSLGSVLLKAWL from the exons ATGAAGACCGGTGTGTTCCTCCTGCTGGTGAGCCTACTGTGTGCAGAGAAAG CTCAGGGGTTGAGCTGCTACCAGTGCATAGGGGCCGCCAAACCTGAGACTTGCCAACCAGCCACCTGCTCCTACACTAACGGCGTCTGCGTTACTCAGGAAATGGAATCCACTGTGG AATCTTACAAAATGACATTAATAAGCAAGTtctgctctcccacctgccccgATAAGGAGTATCCTGAAACTCTGGAAGTCCTGGGCTTCACTGTCAACTCCAAGATTTTCTGCTGTAACACAGACCTCTGCAATGCGACAGGCGCCACTACAGACCTCTTCAATGCAGCAGGTGCCACTGGGGGCAGCATTTGGACCCTGGCAGGGGTGCTTCTGTTTAGCCTGGGGTCGGTTCTCCTGAAGGCCTGGTTGTGA
- the LOC101984659 gene encoding lymphocyte antigen 6A-2/6E-1-like isoform X1 — MTNSSHTMKTGVFLLLVSLLCAEKAQGLSCYQCIGAAKPETCQPATCSYTNGVCVTQEMESTVESYKMTLISKFCSPTCPDKEYPETLEVLGFTVNSKIFCCNTDLCNATGATTDLFNAAGATGGSIWTLAGVLLFSLGSVLLKAWL, encoded by the exons AT GACGAACAGTTCCCACACTATGAAGACCGGTGTGTTCCTCCTGCTGGTGAGCCTACTGTGTGCAGAGAAAG CTCAGGGGTTGAGCTGCTACCAGTGCATAGGGGCCGCCAAACCTGAGACTTGCCAACCAGCCACCTGCTCCTACACTAACGGCGTCTGCGTTACTCAGGAAATGGAATCCACTGTGG AATCTTACAAAATGACATTAATAAGCAAGTtctgctctcccacctgccccgATAAGGAGTATCCTGAAACTCTGGAAGTCCTGGGCTTCACTGTCAACTCCAAGATTTTCTGCTGTAACACAGACCTCTGCAATGCGACAGGCGCCACTACAGACCTCTTCAATGCAGCAGGTGCCACTGGGGGCAGCATTTGGACCCTGGCAGGGGTGCTTCTGTTTAGCCTGGGGTCGGTTCTCCTGAAGGCCTGGTTGTGA